One Aster yellows witches'-broom phytoplasma AYWB DNA segment encodes these proteins:
- a CDS encoding nitroreductase family protein: MDFLKIKSVRQFCANHEIQNNILEAILGTVFQAPSAFNLQPWRFFVFKGEKSKQKIAPFLYGNKTQLETCSAMILLCCDTQKNTLAEKIYQQEFLKKQISDTTKLQIITKIDDYYKQISQSKLKNELFLEGGIGALQLMLAAKKYGYDVCPMGGFNAKKINEGLNIDFQYLPVLLVAIGKSQEKPKNKAFRMDCKDFIFWM, encoded by the coding sequence ATGGATTTTTTAAAAATTAAAAGTGTGCGTCAATTTTGTGCAAATCATGAAATACAAAACAACATTTTAGAAGCAATTTTGGGTACAGTTTTCCAAGCACCCTCTGCTTTTAATTTACAACCATGGCGTTTTTTTGTTTTTAAAGGCGAAAAGAGTAAACAAAAAATAGCTCCTTTTTTATATGGTAACAAAACTCAATTAGAAACTTGTTCTGCTATGATTTTGTTGTGTTGCGATACTCAAAAAAATACCTTAGCTGAAAAAATTTATCAACAAGAATTTTTAAAAAAACAAATATCTGATACAACCAAATTACAAATAATTACAAAAATTGATGATTATTACAAACAAATTTCCCAATCAAAACTAAAAAATGAGTTATTTTTAGAAGGTGGTATCGGAGCGTTGCAATTGATGTTAGCTGCTAAAAAATATGGTTATGATGTTTGTCCTATGGGAGGGTTTAACGCAAAAAAAATCAATGAAGGACTAAATATTGATTTTCAATATTTGCCTGTATTGTTGGTTGCTATTGGGAAATCACAAGAAAAACCCAAAAATAAAGCTTTTCGAATGGATTGTAAAGATTTTATTTTTTGGATGTAG
- a CDS encoding DUF2963 domain-containing protein produces the protein MVKIKKIIYRDDGTIKKNYEKCCLIKDYSRTFYYNPDSKTIDYIKEYNLLFSKY, from the coding sequence ATTGTAAAAATCAAAAAAATTATTTATAGAGATGATGGAACTATTAAAAAAAATTATGAAAAATGTTGTTTAATTAAAGATTATAGTCGTACATTTTATTATAATCCTGATAGCAAAACAATAGATTATATTAAGGAATATAATCTATTGTTTTCTAAATACTAA